A stretch of Bradyrhizobium sp. AZCC 2262 DNA encodes these proteins:
- a CDS encoding helix-turn-helix domain-containing protein: MNAHAATARAERTQPVHIGDHLREWRQRRHLSQLDLAGDAEISARHLSFVETGRAAPSREMVLKLAERLEVPLRERNVLLVAAGFAPAFPQRSLDDPALKSARQAIDLVLKAHEPNPALAYDRHWNLVTANRMVAPLLEGVPARLLGQPFNILRLAFHPEGLAPRTVNLAEWSAHLLERLHRQCEATADPELLKLYQELKAYRMPARSGPVSADNVAIPFKLRSAGGEVLSFISTTMVFGTPVDITLQELALETFFPADDLTAERMRQIAASLT, from the coding sequence ATGAACGCACACGCTGCCACGGCGCGAGCCGAACGAACCCAGCCCGTCCATATCGGCGATCACCTGCGCGAATGGCGCCAGCGACGTCACTTAAGCCAGCTCGATCTGGCCGGGGATGCAGAAATCTCGGCGCGTCACCTCAGTTTCGTCGAAACCGGCCGCGCCGCGCCGTCGCGCGAAATGGTGCTGAAGCTCGCCGAGCGATTGGAGGTTCCCTTGCGTGAACGCAACGTGCTCCTGGTCGCGGCGGGGTTTGCGCCGGCCTTTCCGCAGCGCTCGCTCGACGATCCCGCGCTCAAATCGGCGCGGCAGGCGATCGACCTTGTCTTGAAAGCCCACGAACCGAATCCGGCGCTGGCCTATGACCGGCACTGGAATCTGGTGACAGCCAACCGCATGGTGGCGCCGCTGCTCGAAGGCGTCCCGGCGCGGCTGCTCGGGCAGCCCTTCAACATCCTGCGGCTGGCCTTTCATCCCGAGGGCCTAGCGCCGCGTACGGTCAATCTCGCCGAATGGAGCGCGCATCTTTTGGAGCGATTGCACCGGCAATGCGAGGCGACGGCCGATCCCGAACTGCTGAAGCTGTACCAGGAATTGAAAGCCTACAGGATGCCGGCGCGTTCGGGCCCGGTCTCGGCCGACAATGTCGCGATCCCCTTCAAGCTGCGGAGCGCGGGCGGCGAGGTGCTGAGCTTCATCTCCACCACTATGGTGTTCGGCACACCAGTCGACATCACGCTGCAGGAGCTGGCGCTGGAAACCTTCTTCCCCGCCGACGATCTGACCGCCGAGCGGATGCGGCAGATCGCGGCTAGTCTCACCTGA
- a CDS encoding class I SAM-dependent methyltransferase yields MTAQNLLLFFRALASSPRAVGAIAPSGANLASLITSEITAASGPVLELGPGTGVFTEAMLERGVRESDLTLIEYGSDFMRLLQARFPRARVLWMDAAWMASHDLFEHPLGAVVSGLPLLNFAPKKVAAILTAAFSKLRNGGSFYQFTYGMQCPVSKAQLDELGLKANCMGRVLLNIPPASVYRITRIKPARLADQVEPDAV; encoded by the coding sequence ATGACAGCACAAAATCTCTTGTTGTTCTTTCGCGCGCTCGCATCCAGCCCTCGCGCGGTTGGCGCCATCGCGCCATCGGGCGCGAACCTTGCAAGTCTGATTACCAGTGAGATCACCGCCGCCTCCGGCCCGGTGCTCGAATTGGGCCCCGGTACCGGCGTCTTTACCGAAGCGATGCTGGAGCGTGGTGTGCGCGAGAGCGACCTCACGCTGATCGAATATGGCTCGGATTTCATGCGGCTGCTGCAGGCGCGATTTCCCAGGGCGCGCGTGCTCTGGATGGATGCAGCCTGGATGGCTTCCCACGATCTGTTCGAGCATCCGTTGGGTGCCGTGGTCAGCGGGCTGCCGCTGCTCAATTTTGCGCCAAAGAAAGTCGCCGCAATTCTCACCGCCGCCTTCAGCAAGCTGCGCAACGGTGGCTCGTTCTATCAGTTCACCTATGGAATGCAGTGCCCGGTTTCGAAGGCGCAACTCGATGAACTCGGACTGAAGGCGAATTGCATGGGCCGCGTGCTGCTGAACATCCCACCCGCGTCGGTCTACCGCATTACGCGCATCAAGCCCGCCAGGCTCGCGGATCAGGTCGAACCCGATGCCGTCTAG
- a CDS encoding DsrE family protein, which translates to MIKFENAVRAAMGVVMVLILAPSSAAEPAKKPTRPQIVAARSTAAPTTKQATAQKQAVADKKLHNLVLQVNTNEPAMMNLALNNATNVAQYYKGLGEKVSIEVVTFGPGLHMLRDDTSPVKARIEVLALSTPEISFKACGNTQENMRKAEGKDIPIIPQAQIVQSGVVRVMELQEKGWSYVKP; encoded by the coding sequence ATGATCAAATTTGAAAATGCTGTCAGAGCGGCGATGGGAGTCGTAATGGTGCTCATCCTCGCGCCGTCATCGGCGGCGGAGCCGGCGAAGAAACCAACAAGGCCGCAGATCGTCGCGGCGCGATCAACGGCGGCGCCGACGACGAAGCAAGCGACAGCGCAGAAGCAGGCCGTTGCTGACAAGAAGTTGCACAACCTTGTCCTGCAGGTAAACACCAACGAACCAGCGATGATGAATCTCGCACTCAACAATGCGACGAACGTCGCGCAATACTACAAGGGCCTCGGCGAGAAGGTGTCGATCGAGGTCGTCACTTTCGGCCCTGGCTTGCACATGCTGCGTGACGACACCTCGCCGGTGAAGGCGCGGATCGAGGTGCTCGCGTTGAGCACGCCGGAAATCTCCTTCAAAGCCTGCGGCAATACCCAGGAAAACATGCGCAAGGCGGAGGGCAAGGACATTCCAATCATTCCGCAGGCGCAAATCGTGCAGTCCGGCGTTGTGCGCGTGATGGAATTGCAGGAGAAGGGCTGGTCGTATGTAAAGCCCTGA
- a CDS encoding TAXI family TRAP transporter solute-binding subunit: MLAPQLADGDAQAQSARPLRSGSPYETQKERMNAWTVGIAGGLLEGAPIRLATEIARVVDDGPNMLVLPIVTRGATENMNALLYLRGVDMAIINSDALEEYKVQAPELQHRIVYLLNLFPSELHIFVRPEIASLQDLAGKKVNFNTLGTAAAYSGPLIFSRLGINVEKTFIPHQVALEQMRKGEMAAVVFITSKPVDAFLRGRWEPGFKFLPVAYESKFEDYYLPAVLEPTEYPNLIKQGERVSTIAVPTVLVAFNWPAQSNRYQRVARFVDYLFSRIDRLQAPGFDPKWKSINLAATVPGLARSSSAQAWLDRQARGKQASQ; this comes from the coding sequence ATGCTGGCACCTCAGCTTGCCGATGGCGACGCACAGGCACAGAGCGCCCGCCCGCTGCGAAGTGGCTCACCGTACGAGACACAAAAAGAGCGGATGAATGCCTGGACGGTCGGCATCGCCGGCGGCCTGTTGGAGGGCGCCCCCATCCGTCTTGCTACCGAAATCGCCCGCGTCGTCGACGACGGGCCGAACATGCTTGTGCTGCCAATCGTGACCCGAGGGGCCACGGAAAATATGAATGCGCTGCTCTATCTGCGTGGCGTCGACATGGCGATCATCAATTCCGACGCGCTCGAAGAGTACAAAGTTCAGGCGCCTGAGCTTCAGCACCGGATCGTCTACCTTCTCAACCTCTTCCCGTCGGAACTTCATATCTTCGTTCGGCCGGAGATTGCCAGCCTGCAGGATCTCGCCGGCAAGAAAGTGAATTTCAACACCCTGGGCACGGCCGCCGCCTATTCGGGACCGCTGATCTTCAGCCGCCTCGGCATCAACGTCGAAAAGACCTTCATTCCGCATCAGGTCGCGCTGGAGCAGATGCGCAAGGGTGAAATGGCCGCCGTCGTTTTCATCACCTCGAAGCCGGTTGACGCTTTTCTGCGTGGGCGCTGGGAGCCCGGCTTCAAGTTCCTTCCGGTCGCTTACGAGAGCAAGTTCGAGGATTACTATCTTCCCGCAGTGCTGGAGCCGACCGAATATCCCAATCTGATCAAGCAGGGCGAACGCGTGTCGACGATCGCGGTGCCGACCGTTCTGGTCGCCTTCAATTGGCCGGCGCAGTCGAATCGCTATCAGCGCGTCGCGCGCTTTGTCGATTACCTCTTTTCCCGGATCGACAGGCTGCAGGCGCCTGGCTTCGACCCGAAATGGAAATCGATCAACCTTGCTGCGACGGTCCCCGGATTAGCCCGCTCCTCATCGGCGCAGGCATGGCTGGATCGTCAGGCGCGTGGAAAGCAGGCATCGCAATGA
- a CDS encoding SET domain-containing protein, translating into MPSIPSNKPYRVGRSPTGLGLFATKPIKKGTKIIRYFGPLLDSKKKKDDAIENKYLFELNDRWTIDGSVRKNIARYINHACKPNAESDVRPRKRKVFIRAIKSIEPGEEINYDYGTDYFKAYLKPIGCKCAACEKKRKKQRAEARAEKARLKAKAERKALKKAEKLAKAKEKAKAKLKEKAERKAKVTLKLKGHSLNGKSLNGRSLNGKRLNGNSRVRVAGKKSVGSKQPASAPASVLEAQPAAIAFEAQPTAI; encoded by the coding sequence ATGCCCTCCATACCTTCGAATAAGCCTTATCGCGTCGGCCGCTCCCCTACCGGACTTGGCCTTTTCGCCACCAAACCGATCAAGAAGGGCACCAAAATCATCCGCTATTTTGGGCCGCTGCTGGATTCGAAGAAGAAAAAAGACGACGCGATCGAGAACAAATACCTGTTCGAGCTGAACGACCGTTGGACCATCGACGGCTCGGTGCGCAAGAACATCGCCCGTTACATCAACCACGCCTGCAAGCCCAACGCGGAATCCGACGTTCGCCCACGCAAGCGCAAGGTGTTCATCCGCGCCATCAAGAGCATCGAGCCGGGCGAGGAGATCAATTACGATTACGGCACCGATTATTTCAAAGCCTATCTGAAGCCGATCGGCTGCAAATGCGCGGCCTGCGAAAAGAAGCGCAAGAAACAGCGCGCCGAGGCGCGGGCGGAGAAGGCCCGGCTGAAGGCGAAGGCCGAGCGGAAAGCGCTGAAGAAGGCGGAAAAGCTGGCCAAGGCCAAGGAGAAGGCTAAAGCGAAGCTGAAGGAAAAGGCTGAGCGGAAGGCGAAGGTGACGCTCAAGCTGAAGGGCCATTCGCTCAATGGCAAGTCGCTCAACGGCAGGTCGCTCAACGGCAAACGTCTGAACGGCAACAGCCGCGTCAGGGTTGCCGGCAAGAAATCCGTCGGCAGCAAGCAGCCGGCTTCCGCGCCTGCTTCGGTCCTTGAGGCTCAGCCCGCTGCTATCGCCTTTGAGGCTCAGCCCACCGCCATCTGA
- a CDS encoding DsbA family oxidoreductase: MSTQKPLKIDIVSDVVCPWCYIGKRRIENALALVPDVPVEVRWRPFFLNSWVPREGISRDEYLTAKFGSVEAYKGIAGRVVAAAGEEGLTYRPELVKRQPNTIDCHRLIHWADAQGKSAEMKQRLMELYFRDGGDLTDVNVLVQAAADVGLDADDVRKRLATDQDVALISSQAQEASDKGISGVPTFVFAQKYAVSGAQPADQLARAIRQVSGEINAQAAE, from the coding sequence ATGAGCACCCAAAAACCCCTGAAGATCGACATCGTCTCCGACGTGGTCTGCCCGTGGTGCTATATCGGAAAACGCCGGATCGAGAATGCCCTGGCGCTGGTGCCTGATGTTCCCGTCGAAGTGCGCTGGCGGCCGTTCTTCCTCAATTCCTGGGTGCCGCGCGAGGGCATCAGCCGCGACGAATATCTCACCGCCAAATTCGGCTCGGTCGAAGCCTACAAGGGCATCGCCGGCCGCGTGGTGGCGGCGGCGGGCGAGGAGGGCCTGACCTATCGGCCCGAGCTCGTGAAACGTCAGCCGAACACCATCGATTGCCATCGCCTGATCCACTGGGCGGATGCGCAGGGCAAATCAGCCGAGATGAAGCAGCGCCTGATGGAATTGTATTTTCGCGACGGCGGTGACCTGACGGATGTCAACGTGCTGGTACAGGCGGCCGCCGATGTCGGCCTCGATGCCGACGACGTCCGCAAGCGCCTTGCCACCGACCAGGATGTCGCGCTGATCTCCAGCCAGGCGCAGGAAGCTTCCGACAAGGGTATCTCCGGTGTGCCGACCTTTGTGTTCGCACAGAAATACGCGGTCTCCGGCGCCCAGCCCGCCGACCAGCTCGCCCGTGCGATCCGTCAGGTGTCCGGCGAAATCAACGCGCAGGCGGCGGAGTAG
- a CDS encoding MarR family winged helix-turn-helix transcriptional regulator, whose translation MRKWAQHERPGYLINRAARLMLRLADIKFRPLGLGVASFPVLSMLRTGQKLAQKELALCARIEQPSMAQLLSRLERDGMIKRSPDPADGRSSLISITRKALGILPEVDAAVDAGNEMALAGMSDDEVKTLIDLLQRLIGNLERTAQHEQVAIDRAEEP comes from the coding sequence ATGCGAAAATGGGCGCAACACGAACGGCCGGGATATCTCATCAACAGAGCGGCGCGACTGATGCTCCGGCTCGCGGACATCAAATTCCGGCCGCTAGGGCTCGGCGTCGCCAGCTTCCCCGTTCTCAGCATGTTGAGGACGGGACAAAAGCTTGCCCAGAAGGAGCTGGCGCTGTGCGCCCGGATCGAGCAGCCGAGCATGGCTCAATTGCTGTCGCGACTTGAGCGTGACGGCATGATCAAGCGCAGTCCCGATCCCGCTGACGGTCGCAGCAGCCTGATCTCAATCACCCGCAAAGCGCTGGGAATACTTCCGGAAGTCGATGCGGCCGTTGATGCCGGCAATGAAATGGCGCTTGCAGGCATGAGCGACGACGAGGTCAAGACGCTGATCGATTTGCTTCAGCGCTTGATTGGCAATCTGGAGCGGACCGCGCAGCACGAACAAGTGGCGATCGATCGCGCCGAGGAGCCATAG
- a CDS encoding group III truncated hemoglobin: MEAIVTGPERRERITAGIMERTGIDGPMIERLVHGFYAKVRADAVLGPIFDVRIKDWEPHLAQMCAFWSSVALMTSRYHGTPMAKHLPLPVDADHFDRWLELFETTAREICPPEAEAHFVERARRIAASLELGIAGGQGVMLGNGQRFRRNQAGAV, from the coding sequence ATGGAAGCGATCGTGACAGGGCCGGAGCGGCGTGAGCGGATCACGGCCGGGATCATGGAACGGACGGGCATTGACGGGCCGATGATCGAGCGTCTGGTGCACGGCTTCTACGCCAAGGTCCGCGCCGATGCGGTGCTGGGGCCGATCTTCGATGTCAGGATCAAGGATTGGGAGCCGCATCTGGCGCAGATGTGCGCGTTCTGGTCATCGGTCGCTTTGATGACGAGCCGCTACCACGGCACGCCGATGGCCAAGCATCTGCCGCTGCCGGTCGACGCCGATCATTTCGACCGCTGGCTCGAGCTGTTCGAGACGACTGCCCGCGAGATCTGTCCGCCCGAGGCGGAAGCGCATTTCGTGGAACGGGCGCGGCGGATCGCGGCGAGCCTCGAACTCGGCATCGCAGGCGGGCAGGGCGTCATGCTCGGCAACGGGCAAAGATTTCGGCGCAATCAGGCAGGAGCAGTGTGA
- a CDS encoding FAD-dependent oxidoreductase: MITIVGAGLGGLTLANVLHRNGITAVVYDADISAASRPQGGMLDIHQETGQAALQAAGLLEAFGKLTLEHGDAMRILDKTGAVRMTHDGDGLRPEIDRGALRNLLLSSLRPDLVRWNAQVTGISREASGFKLSFADGRVATTEILIGADGAWSRVRPLVSEASPFYSGISFVELRYLDADRKHLTAAALVGKGLMFALSDERGIFGHREPNNELCVYAALKVPADWSRQPISRDLLHQHFHGWHADFHEVLANSDGDLVPRSIWMLPEGHSWPRTSGVTLLGDAAHLMSPFAGEGANLAMIDGADLARAIIAHPNDIERAFAAYEATMFPRAREAAAESAAGLELAFEANAPQAMLDFFTPKG; this comes from the coding sequence ATGATCACGATTGTGGGCGCCGGATTGGGCGGCCTCACGCTGGCGAACGTGCTGCATAGGAACGGGATCACGGCAGTCGTCTATGACGCGGATATCTCGGCCGCTTCCCGACCACAGGGCGGCATGCTCGATATTCATCAGGAGACCGGACAGGCGGCGCTGCAGGCCGCCGGTCTGCTTGAGGCTTTTGGCAAGCTCACCTTGGAACATGGCGATGCCATGCGCATTCTTGACAAGACCGGCGCCGTGCGAATGACGCATGACGGCGATGGGTTGCGACCGGAAATCGACCGCGGCGCGTTGCGCAATCTGCTTCTTTCTTCTCTGCGTCCGGACCTTGTTCGCTGGAATGCGCAGGTGACCGGAATCAGCAGGGAGGCAAGCGGGTTCAAATTATCGTTCGCTGATGGCCGCGTCGCGACGACGGAAATCCTGATCGGCGCTGACGGGGCGTGGTCGAGGGTCCGCCCGCTGGTATCGGAAGCGAGCCCGTTCTATTCCGGCATCAGCTTCGTCGAACTGCGTTATCTGGACGCCGACCGGAAGCACCTGACAGCGGCCGCCCTCGTTGGCAAGGGATTGATGTTCGCGCTCTCGGACGAACGAGGCATCTTCGGGCATCGCGAGCCCAACAACGAATTGTGCGTCTATGCCGCGCTCAAGGTTCCGGCCGATTGGTCGAGGCAGCCAATTTCCCGCGACCTGTTGCACCAGCATTTTCACGGCTGGCACGCTGATTTTCACGAGGTGCTGGCCAACAGCGATGGTGACTTGGTGCCGCGATCAATCTGGATGTTGCCGGAAGGGCATAGCTGGCCGCGTACATCAGGTGTGACGCTGCTCGGGGATGCCGCTCACCTGATGTCGCCCTTCGCCGGAGAAGGGGCAAATCTGGCCATGATCGACGGGGCGGACCTCGCCAGGGCCATCATCGCGCATCCCAACGACATCGAACGCGCTTTTGCCGCCTACGAAGCCACGATGTTCCCGCGGGCGCGGGAGGCGGCTGCGGAATCCGCAGCCGGTCTCGAACTCGCGTTTGAAGCCAATGCCCCGCAGGCGATGCTCGATTTCTTTACGCCAAAGGGATGA
- a CDS encoding RrF2 family transcriptional regulator, whose protein sequence is MRLTSFTDFALRALMRLAGEPGRSFATNEIAAEFGISRNHLAKVVRDLADSGFISTQRGVGGGFTLARPAQSITIGEVVRALEGPPLVECFREDGGNCVLKPRCRLKAKLAAAREAFMRELDATTLAECAYPAPAMRSPAHA, encoded by the coding sequence ATGCGCCTGACGTCATTCACGGATTTTGCCTTGCGCGCGCTGATGCGGTTGGCGGGCGAACCGGGCCGGTCGTTCGCCACCAACGAGATCGCGGCCGAGTTCGGCATTTCCCGCAACCATCTGGCCAAGGTGGTGCGCGACCTCGCGGATAGCGGTTTCATCTCGACCCAGCGCGGCGTCGGCGGCGGCTTCACGCTGGCCCGCCCCGCCCAGTCGATCACCATCGGCGAAGTGGTGCGCGCCCTGGAAGGGCCGCCGCTGGTCGAATGTTTTCGCGAGGATGGCGGCAATTGCGTGCTGAAGCCGCGCTGCCGGTTGAAAGCAAAACTCGCTGCCGCCCGCGAAGCCTTCATGCGCGAGCTCGACGCCACGACGCTGGCGGAGTGCGCCTATCCCGCGCCGGCCATGCGGAGCCCGGCGCACGCATGA
- a CDS encoding carotenoid oxygenase family protein, which translates to MLDQVKTEAARTNLAPIPMECDAPHLKVTGELPRELNGTLYRNGPNPQFDAPGAHWFVGDGMLHAFHLENGRASYRNRWVRTPKWLAEHDAGRALFGGFGRKLPGAPAGITDDGGVANTNIIFHGGKLLALEEGHLPTEIEPGTLNRLGYCDYKGAIKGPFTAHPKIDPVTGEMVFFGYNAAGPLTPALSFGSVNAAGVVTRFDRFDAPYASMVHDFIVTENHMLFPILPITGSMERAMRGKPPYAWEPEKGAYVGIMKRNGTPADLVWFRAENCYVFHVMNAWEEGNRIIADVMQFEEAPLFPHPDGSKTDPEKSRARYCRWTFDLAGNTDRFTQTYLDDLTGEFPRIDDRRAGQTNSHGWYACANPDLPMFGALSGIVHVDGKGKRLGHYLLPAGDTISEPVFVERGADAAEGDGWLLSAVWRARENRSDLAVFNAQDVESGPVALVHLGHRVPDGFHGNWVGAA; encoded by the coding sequence ATGCTCGACCAGGTGAAGACCGAGGCAGCGCGGACCAATCTGGCGCCGATCCCGATGGAATGCGACGCGCCGCATCTCAAGGTGACCGGCGAATTGCCGCGCGAACTCAACGGCACGCTCTACCGCAACGGCCCCAACCCGCAATTCGACGCGCCTGGCGCCCACTGGTTCGTCGGCGACGGCATGCTGCACGCCTTCCATCTGGAGAACGGCCGCGCCAGCTACCGCAACCGCTGGGTCCGGACCCCGAAATGGCTGGCCGAGCACGACGCCGGCCGCGCCCTGTTCGGCGGCTTCGGCCGCAAGCTGCCGGGGGCGCCGGCCGGAATCACCGACGATGGCGGCGTCGCCAATACCAACATCATCTTCCACGGCGGCAAGCTGCTGGCGCTGGAGGAAGGCCATCTGCCGACCGAGATCGAGCCCGGCACACTCAATCGCCTCGGCTATTGCGACTACAAGGGCGCCATCAAGGGCCCCTTCACCGCGCATCCCAAGATCGACCCCGTGACCGGCGAGATGGTGTTCTTCGGCTACAACGCCGCGGGCCCGCTTACCCCCGCCCTCTCCTTCGGATCGGTCAACGCCGCGGGCGTGGTGACGCGGTTCGATCGCTTCGACGCGCCCTATGCCAGCATGGTGCACGACTTCATCGTCACCGAAAATCATATGCTGTTTCCGATCCTGCCCATCACCGGCAGCATGGAACGCGCGATGCGCGGCAAGCCGCCTTACGCCTGGGAGCCGGAGAAAGGCGCGTATGTCGGCATTATGAAGCGCAACGGCACGCCTGCGGATCTGGTCTGGTTCCGCGCCGAGAACTGCTACGTCTTCCACGTCATGAACGCGTGGGAGGAAGGCAACCGCATCATCGCCGACGTGATGCAGTTCGAGGAGGCGCCGCTGTTTCCCCATCCCGACGGCTCGAAGACCGATCCGGAGAAATCCCGCGCGCGGTACTGTCGCTGGACCTTCGACCTCGCAGGCAATACCGACCGCTTCACGCAAACCTATCTCGACGATCTCACCGGCGAATTCCCGCGCATCGACGACCGCCGCGCGGGACAGACGAACAGCCATGGCTGGTACGCCTGCGCCAATCCCGATCTGCCGATGTTCGGCGCGCTCTCCGGCATCGTGCATGTCGACGGCAAGGGCAAGCGGCTCGGGCATTATCTGCTGCCCGCCGGCGACACGATTTCCGAGCCGGTGTTCGTCGAACGCGGCGCTGACGCCGCCGAAGGCGACGGCTGGCTGCTATCGGCGGTCTGGCGCGCGCGGGAGAATCGCAGCGATCTCGCGGTGTTCAACGCGCAGGATGTCGAGTCGGGGCCCGTCGCGCTGGTGCATCTCGGCCATCGCGTGCCCGACGGCTTTCACGGCAATTGGGTCGGCGCGGCGTAA
- a CDS encoding TetR/AcrR family transcriptional regulator: protein MARTSRETRTIRPTARRRPAKPVAERAASQRRRAAGETPYHHGDLHDALLAAAERVLERDGLPGLTLRAVAREAGVSHAAPTHHFGDLTGLLSELAAIGFRRFNEAMIAARNSETHPLMKGMANAKAYVAYAQASPGMFSLMFRNERIDMTRPSLHEAATASFEGLASAVGAGRNERLAGEALEAISLDQAAAIARAWSLVHGFASLLLDGRLKDILHRLPEGTGVDQLLHAMLLSTVARPPGA, encoded by the coding sequence ATGGCAAGAACATCTCGAGAAACCAGAACGATCCGTCCCACTGCGCGGCGCAGGCCGGCAAAACCCGTGGCGGAAAGGGCAGCCAGTCAGCGTCGCCGGGCAGCCGGCGAGACGCCTTATCATCACGGCGATCTGCACGACGCCTTGCTCGCCGCCGCCGAGCGGGTGCTGGAACGCGACGGGTTGCCGGGCCTGACCTTGCGGGCCGTGGCGCGCGAGGCCGGCGTGTCGCATGCCGCGCCGACCCATCATTTCGGCGATCTCACCGGGTTGCTCAGCGAGCTCGCGGCCATCGGCTTCCGCCGCTTCAACGAGGCCATGATTGCAGCTCGCAATAGTGAAACCCATCCGCTGATGAAGGGGATGGCCAACGCGAAGGCCTATGTCGCCTACGCCCAGGCGAGTCCCGGCATGTTCAGTCTGATGTTCCGCAACGAACGGATCGACATGACGCGGCCATCGCTGCACGAGGCGGCGACCGCCTCCTTCGAGGGCCTGGCGAGTGCGGTCGGTGCCGGCCGCAACGAAAGACTCGCTGGCGAGGCGCTGGAGGCAATCTCGCTCGACCAGGCCGCGGCGATCGCGCGCGCGTGGTCGCTGGTGCACGGCTTCGCCTCGCTGCTGCTCGACGGGCGGCTGAAGGACATCCTGCACCGGCTGCCGGAAGGCACCGGCGTCGATCAACTGCTACATGCGATGCTGCTCTCGACCGTCGCCCGGCCGCCGGGGGCTTGA
- a CDS encoding DedA family protein, translating into MPSYVVFVVLGMMAASGESELVVTVAATATGSTIGALAWYGLGLALGAKRIEALIERFGRFIFLKPALYHRMAGSYRRNHFWVTVVGQTIPAVRVYLSIPAGVLNLAILNFAGATLIGSIIWSGPLLTLGYVLRERSADAAFSGLLVVTALVGFEFLVLLAWQLTRHPGRPRQDHQGGGDQ; encoded by the coding sequence GTGCCGTCCTACGTCGTGTTTGTGGTGCTCGGCATGATGGCCGCGTCAGGCGAGAGCGAACTGGTCGTCACCGTTGCGGCAACTGCGACCGGTTCAACGATCGGCGCACTTGCGTGGTACGGGCTCGGCCTTGCCCTGGGGGCGAAGCGAATCGAAGCGCTGATTGAACGGTTCGGGCGGTTCATATTCCTGAAGCCCGCCCTGTATCATCGGATGGCAGGTTCTTACAGGCGCAATCACTTCTGGGTCACCGTTGTGGGACAGACCATTCCGGCGGTGCGGGTCTATCTCTCCATTCCGGCCGGCGTGCTCAATCTGGCGATCTTGAACTTCGCGGGGGCAACGCTGATCGGAAGCATCATATGGAGCGGGCCTCTTCTAACGCTCGGATATGTCCTGCGTGAGAGAAGCGCCGACGCGGCTTTTTCGGGCCTGCTGGTCGTCACTGCCCTGGTCGGGTTTGAATTTCTCGTTTTGCTCGCCTGGCAATTAACCCGTCATCCCGGTAGACCGCGACAGGATCATCAGGGCGGAGGCGATCAGTAA
- a CDS encoding MAPEG family protein, with amino-acid sequence MHLPSITATYLAVLALLYTVLAVQVGRLRQRDRATFGDNGSLQLRSAIRAHANFIEYVPIITLMVAMLEMSGLAATWVHLLMGALLLSRLLHPLGMYAAPNTLQFRIGRVGGITITFILLIASALMILSRSTGMTG; translated from the coding sequence ATGCACCTGCCCTCGATCACCGCGACCTATCTCGCCGTTCTCGCCCTGCTCTACACCGTGCTCGCCGTTCAAGTCGGCCGGCTGCGCCAGCGCGACCGGGCCACCTTCGGTGACAATGGAAGCCTGCAACTGCGCAGCGCGATCCGCGCGCATGCCAACTTCATCGAATATGTCCCAATCATCACGCTGATGGTGGCGATGCTGGAAATGTCCGGCCTGGCCGCGACATGGGTCCATCTGTTGATGGGCGCGCTGCTGCTTTCCCGGCTTCTGCACCCGCTCGGCATGTACGCGGCGCCCAACACGCTGCAATTCCGCATCGGCCGGGTCGGCGGCATCACGATCACGTTCATCTTACTGATCGCCTCCGCCCTGATGATCCTGTCGCGGTCTACCGGGATGACGGGTTAA
- a CDS encoding DUF6522 family protein, with amino-acid sequence MTAATKTQVQLMKPIEFEDGTVQIDASIVAEGLGLAPSLLQEEMRAGRITSLAERGVDADSGRHRLTFFSEHRRFRVVVDETGAIIQRSAVDFGDSLLPKSVHKTGG; translated from the coding sequence ATGACCGCCGCAACGAAGACTCAGGTGCAACTCATGAAACCGATCGAGTTCGAAGATGGCACTGTGCAGATCGACGCCTCCATCGTCGCGGAAGGTCTCGGCCTGGCGCCGTCTTTGCTGCAGGAAGAGATGCGCGCGGGCAGGATCACGAGCCTTGCCGAGCGTGGGGTCGATGCCGACTCCGGCCGGCACCGCCTCACCTTCTTCTCCGAACACCGGCGGTTTCGCGTCGTGGTCGATGAAACAGGCGCGATCATTCAACGCTCGGCGGTCGACTTCGGCGATTCGTTGCTGCCGAAATCGGTGCACAAGACCGGCGGATGA